One segment of Ricinus communis isolate WT05 ecotype wild-type chromosome 8, ASM1957865v1, whole genome shotgun sequence DNA contains the following:
- the LOC8286130 gene encoding protein S-acyltransferase 11: MVSLNKASKPDMADLSKDHYVTTVVEDHETACWGCGLRLLLPSYSPIFKCGWCGAITNQNERKCEDKCFWWRRVRDRCFVCVLLSFMLFVICGGLWAAYPVIFSIGNFCGIIHSIIAVILSTTTVSMFSLAAFRFAGAPPVRQWGSYPVVGKGFLENHTFCHYCSKPKSPRTHHCRSCGKCILDMDHHCPFIGNCVGAENHRHFIAFLISAVISTIYVSIMSAYAAMHVWPTLPHRSLGYLNGMSSYVAWRILKEAVIAFLRSTLFLSPRGLVLVYLLFASVSVGIGLSVLLWQQLCYIYRGTTYLSHLSDQGGDDVGEKDCNNLFRFFGCPYSVSRLLPSARNSPKRHKK, translated from the exons ATGGTCTCTCTAAACAAAGCGTCAAAACCAGACATGGCTGACTTATCCAAG GACCATTATGTGACAACAGTTGTCGAAGATCATGAGACAGCATGCTGGGGTTGTGGACTAAGGCTTCTTCTTCCATCTTATTCACCTATTTTCAAGTGTGGTTGGTGTGGAGCaataacaaatcaaaatgaaagaaaatgtgAGGATAAGTGCTTTTGGTGGAGGCGCGTGCGTGACCGTTGCTTTGTATGTGTACTCCTCAGCTTCATGCTTTTTGTAATAT GTGGTGGGCTGTGGGCAGCATATCCtgttattttctccattgGAAATTTCTGCGGGATTATCCACTCAATCATAGCAGTTATCTTGTCCACAACTACTGTTTCAATGTTTAGTCTTGCGGCCTTTAGATTTGCTGGAGCACCACCTGTCAGACAGTGGGGTAGCTACCCAGTTGTGGGAAAAGGTTTCCTGGAGAATCATACGTTCTGTCACTACTGTTCGAAGCCAAAGTCACCTAGAACCCATCACTGCCGTTCGTGTGGGAAGTGTATATTGGACATGGATCATCACTGCCCCTTT ATTGGAAATTGCGTTGGTGCAGAAAATCACCGGCATTTCATTGCCTTCCTTATTTCAGCTGTCATCAGCACAATATATGTTTCGATCATGTCTGCATATGCAGCAATGCATGTATGGCCAACATTACCACATAGATCTTTGGGCTATTTGAATGGGATGAGCAGTTATGTAGCTTGGAGAATTTTGAAGGAAGCTGTTATTGCTTTTCTGCGATCCACACTGTTTCTTTCCCCAAGAGGACTTGTCCTTGTTTATCTGCTTTTTGCTAGTGTTTCTGTGGGGATAGGATTAAGTGTGCTTCTGTGGCAGCAGCTTTGTTACATATACCGGGGTACAACTTACTTAAGCCACTTGAGTGACCAGGGAGGTGATGATGTTGGAGAAAAGGACTGCAACAATTTGTTCCGTTTCTTTGGTTGCCCATATTCTGTTTCAAGACTGTTGCCCAGTGCTCGCAATTCCCCTAAGAGACACAAGAAgtaa
- the LOC8286129 gene encoding large ribosomal RNA subunit accumulation protein YCED homolog 2, chloroplastic isoform X2, whose translation MSEAGHFLSPGRAIKSISSLYSAPFLSHTPKTVAIVSRRKDFTMVNTILVYTYSIFLLSVLAVSIAATTTQLAIHGWLSVHITKQSCSRTPRSLISISTADGKWHGKWNCDYLLSLQDLQLEDLIEDEQKDAEVSISLCIQKHASFGFSVDGRILTSFTRKCSNCSSPFCREIDTNFNVWVLPSNKDNGAIQLPEIGGDDPSVIYVKPGYEANLDSLIQDTIRLTTSVKDICSESCEKSEFTLQYIGGQNAASIDKRWSRLLELKKAAL comes from the exons ATGTCAGAAGCAGGGCATTTTCTTTCACCTGGCAGAGCCATTAAAAGCATTTCCAGCTTGTATTCAGCACCGTTTCTGTCTCATACTCCCAAAACTGTTGCTATTGTTTCAAGAAGAAAAGATTTTACAATGGTAAATACCATCCTTGTTTACACCTATAGTATATTTCTCTTGAGTGTTTTAGCAGTTAGCATAGCTGCAACTACTACCCAGTTGGCTATCCATGGATGGCTTTCAGTTCAT ATAACCAAACAAAGTTGTAGTAGGACTCCACGTAGTCTGATCTCAATATCAACAGCAGATGGGAAATGGCATGGAAAGTGGAACTGTGATTACCTGCTCTCCCTTCAAGACCTACAGTTGGAAGATCTGATCGAAGATGAACAAAAAGATGCTGAGGTTTCTATCAGTCTCTGCATTCAAAAG CATGCCAGCTTTGGTTTCTCAGTGGATGGAAGGATCCTCACATCTTTCACCAGAAAATGCAGCAACTGCTCTTCTCCATTCTGCAGAGAG ATTGATACCAACTTCAATGTCTGGGTTCTGCCATCCAACAAAGACAATGGTGCAATCCAGCTACCAGAAATAGGAGGCGATGACCCATCA GTCATCTATGTGAAGCCAGGATATGAAGCCAATCTTGATTCATTAATACAGGACACCATTAGGCTAACAACCTCTGTCAAA GACATTTGCTCAGAGTCTTGTGAGAAATCTGAATTCACATTGCAAT ACATTGGTGGACAGAATGCAGCCTCTATTGACAAGAGGTGGTCTAGACTCCTGGAGCTGAAGAAAGCAGCTTTATGA
- the LOC8286129 gene encoding large ribosomal RNA subunit accumulation protein YCED homolog 2, chloroplastic isoform X1 produces MSEAGHFLSPGRAIKSISSLYSAPFLSHTPKTVAIVSRRKDFTMVNTILVYTYSIFLLSVLAVSIAATTTQLAIHGWLSVHITKQSCSRTPRSLISISTADGKWHGKWNCDYLLSLQDLQLEDLIEDEQKDAEVSISLCIQKQHASFGFSVDGRILTSFTRKCSNCSSPFCREIDTNFNVWVLPSNKDNGAIQLPEIGGDDPSVIYVKPGYEANLDSLIQDTIRLTTSVKDICSESCEKSEFTLQYIGGQNAASIDKRWSRLLELKKAAL; encoded by the exons ATGTCAGAAGCAGGGCATTTTCTTTCACCTGGCAGAGCCATTAAAAGCATTTCCAGCTTGTATTCAGCACCGTTTCTGTCTCATACTCCCAAAACTGTTGCTATTGTTTCAAGAAGAAAAGATTTTACAATGGTAAATACCATCCTTGTTTACACCTATAGTATATTTCTCTTGAGTGTTTTAGCAGTTAGCATAGCTGCAACTACTACCCAGTTGGCTATCCATGGATGGCTTTCAGTTCAT ATAACCAAACAAAGTTGTAGTAGGACTCCACGTAGTCTGATCTCAATATCAACAGCAGATGGGAAATGGCATGGAAAGTGGAACTGTGATTACCTGCTCTCCCTTCAAGACCTACAGTTGGAAGATCTGATCGAAGATGAACAAAAAGATGCTGAGGTTTCTATCAGTCTCTGCATTCAAAAG CAGCATGCCAGCTTTGGTTTCTCAGTGGATGGAAGGATCCTCACATCTTTCACCAGAAAATGCAGCAACTGCTCTTCTCCATTCTGCAGAGAG ATTGATACCAACTTCAATGTCTGGGTTCTGCCATCCAACAAAGACAATGGTGCAATCCAGCTACCAGAAATAGGAGGCGATGACCCATCA GTCATCTATGTGAAGCCAGGATATGAAGCCAATCTTGATTCATTAATACAGGACACCATTAGGCTAACAACCTCTGTCAAA GACATTTGCTCAGAGTCTTGTGAGAAATCTGAATTCACATTGCAAT ACATTGGTGGACAGAATGCAGCCTCTATTGACAAGAGGTGGTCTAGACTCCTGGAGCTGAAGAAAGCAGCTTTATGA
- the LOC8286129 gene encoding large ribosomal RNA subunit accumulation protein YCED homolog 2, chloroplastic isoform X3 has product MSEAGHFLSPGRAIKSISSLYSAPFLSHTPKTVAIVSRRKDFTMITKQSCSRTPRSLISISTADGKWHGKWNCDYLLSLQDLQLEDLIEDEQKDAEVSISLCIQKQHASFGFSVDGRILTSFTRKCSNCSSPFCREIDTNFNVWVLPSNKDNGAIQLPEIGGDDPSVIYVKPGYEANLDSLIQDTIRLTTSVKDICSESCEKSEFTLQYIGGQNAASIDKRWSRLLELKKAAL; this is encoded by the exons ATGTCAGAAGCAGGGCATTTTCTTTCACCTGGCAGAGCCATTAAAAGCATTTCCAGCTTGTATTCAGCACCGTTTCTGTCTCATACTCCCAAAACTGTTGCTATTGTTTCAAGAAGAAAAGATTTTACAATG ATAACCAAACAAAGTTGTAGTAGGACTCCACGTAGTCTGATCTCAATATCAACAGCAGATGGGAAATGGCATGGAAAGTGGAACTGTGATTACCTGCTCTCCCTTCAAGACCTACAGTTGGAAGATCTGATCGAAGATGAACAAAAAGATGCTGAGGTTTCTATCAGTCTCTGCATTCAAAAG CAGCATGCCAGCTTTGGTTTCTCAGTGGATGGAAGGATCCTCACATCTTTCACCAGAAAATGCAGCAACTGCTCTTCTCCATTCTGCAGAGAG ATTGATACCAACTTCAATGTCTGGGTTCTGCCATCCAACAAAGACAATGGTGCAATCCAGCTACCAGAAATAGGAGGCGATGACCCATCA GTCATCTATGTGAAGCCAGGATATGAAGCCAATCTTGATTCATTAATACAGGACACCATTAGGCTAACAACCTCTGTCAAA GACATTTGCTCAGAGTCTTGTGAGAAATCTGAATTCACATTGCAAT ACATTGGTGGACAGAATGCAGCCTCTATTGACAAGAGGTGGTCTAGACTCCTGGAGCTGAAGAAAGCAGCTTTATGA